One window of Sphingobacteriales bacterium genomic DNA carries:
- a CDS encoding transposase, whose amino-acid sequence MDTKKTNQENSGLEVSAINRTFSEALKRKLIEELDKKVITIGQIITLYGVSRTSIYKWRYLYSVHYEKQTKVVIQMESEASKNIFLNQRVAELERVVGQKQLEIDYLNKVIDFANKDYSIDLKKKCEHQSLNGSASTPKHTTTK is encoded by the coding sequence ATGGACACGAAAAAAACGAATCAGGAAAATTCAGGCTTAGAAGTATCAGCCATTAACCGCACATTTAGCGAAGCCTTAAAACGAAAGCTAATTGAAGAATTAGATAAGAAAGTCATTACTATTGGACAAATTATTACGCTTTATGGCGTTAGCCGTACTTCTATTTACAAATGGCGTTATCTTTACTCAGTACATTATGAAAAGCAAACAAAAGTAGTGATACAAATGGAAAGTGAAGCATCCAAGAACATTTTTTTAAACCAGCGCGTAGCAGAATTAGAGCGTGTAGTTGGTCAAAAACAGTTGGAAATAGATTATCTGAATAAGGTAATAGACTTTGCTAACAAGGATTATAGCATAGATTTAAAAAAAAAGTGCGAACATCAGTCATTGAATGGTTCCGCAAGCACCCCCAAACACACAACCACCAAATGA
- a CDS encoding T9SS type A sorting domain-containing protein — translation MKKIIVSLIAFLCYYSALHTQTVYFNQTYYEDSISMGSVAVKPISDGYLVVGDFNASGGYSATYLRKINLIGDSEWTEILDGDVQYSAIFFGNSFVATFDGNYFVGAERSNPSALSDFLLIKITAEGDILWKKQYETPTSVETGTHLLIHQNNGCLIAGIRQQYFNDNTTYGPSQFYILKVDSTGNQLWDATYGMWATLLYAEQTQDGGYVLSGYRYSNSTGYDMYVVKTDSIGTLQWQKTFGTNDDDGGCKVFQLANGNLMLMGLIKSTLPDKKGLYLANLSAANGTIIGQPKTHLKNNSYSPSSAHYYYPETGLIIAVPIAYGPPPIWEVAITAISEEGDILWEAPISSDTNTDDDYIRDIEPTPDGGFVLAGFNSNSPTKSWVLKVDSLGNTCGTAPCSSVEYPIGINPIQTGVRQYVQAQVFPNPVPNNGTAQITYSLPPQLSFGVVELYDLQGQKVRYQVLPAGGSSLTPSPQTQSPLNPLKGTFTQILDLSGLPSGMYVWRLALPGGYERHESTGKILVSEK, via the coding sequence ATGAAAAAAATAATTGTTTCACTAATAGCCTTTCTTTGTTATTACTCCGCATTGCATACCCAAACTGTTTATTTCAACCAAACTTATTATGAAGATAGTATCAGTATGGGGTCCGTTGCCGTTAAACCGATATCAGATGGATATTTAGTTGTTGGCGATTTTAATGCTTCCGGTGGATACTCCGCCACTTATTTACGCAAAATCAATTTGATTGGAGATTCGGAATGGACAGAGATATTGGACGGGGATGTTCAATATAGCGCAATCTTCTTTGGCAACAGCTTTGTCGCCACATTCGACGGCAATTACTTTGTGGGTGCAGAAAGGAGTAACCCGAGTGCGTTATCAGATTTTTTATTAATAAAAATAACCGCCGAGGGCGATATTTTATGGAAAAAACAATATGAAACGCCAACATCAGTTGAAACAGGAACGCATTTGTTAATACATCAAAACAACGGGTGTTTAATTGCGGGAATCAGACAACAATATTTCAATGACAATACGACCTATGGCCCGAGTCAATTTTACATTCTCAAAGTTGATTCAACAGGAAATCAGTTGTGGGACGCTACTTACGGCATGTGGGCGACCTTACTGTATGCTGAACAAACGCAAGACGGGGGCTATGTTTTATCGGGCTACCGCTATAGCAACAGCACGGGCTATGATATGTATGTGGTCAAAACAGACAGCATCGGCACGCTGCAATGGCAAAAAACCTTTGGCACCAATGACGATGATGGCGGATGCAAGGTATTTCAACTGGCAAACGGCAACCTCATGTTAATGGGGTTAATAAAAAGTACCCTCCCTGATAAAAAAGGGCTGTACCTTGCCAATCTTTCTGCCGCTAATGGCACAATCATAGGGCAACCTAAAACACACTTGAAAAACAACTCTTATAGTCCGTCATCTGCCCATTATTACTATCCTGAAACGGGATTAATAATTGCCGTACCTATTGCTTATGGCCCTCCGCCAATATGGGAGGTAGCCATCACAGCTATTTCTGAGGAGGGCGATATACTTTGGGAAGCACCTATTTCGTCTGACACAAATACCGATGATGATTACATCCGTGATATAGAACCCACTCCCGATGGTGGTTTTGTTTTGGCAGGTTTCAATTCTAATTCTCCCACTAAGAGCTGGGTATTAAAAGTGGACAGTCTTGGCAACACCTGCGGTACAGCACCATGCAGCAGCGTGGAATATCCAATAGGTATAAACCCCATTCAGACCGGTGTACGGCAGTATGTGCAGGCACAGGTATTTCCAAACCCTGTACCCAATAACGGTACCGCCCAAATTACCTATTCCCTCCCCCCGCAGTTGTCCTTTGGCGTGGTAGAATTGTATGATTTACAAGGGCAAAAGGTGCGGTATCAGGTATTACCTGCCGGTGGCTCGTCCCTAACCCCTTCACCCCAAACCCAATCACCCCTAAATCCCCTGAAGGGGACTTTTACGCAGATCCTCGATTTATCGGGGTTGCCTTCGGGGATGTACGTGTGGCGGTTGGCTTTGCCGGGCGGATATGAGCGGCATGAGAGTACAGGGAAGATTTTGGTAAGTGAAAAGTGA
- a CDS encoding T9SS type A sorting domain-containing protein: protein MPWISVMPGAKLIVDGGTVSNGCDNERWQGIQILGNPDEPHPAEPFNPLTDFAPAHGIAYLYNNAKIENARIGVATAMLNNQDGIIANTGGIIWAEGNTLFKNNQVGVLIANPNNALLRISHIQNCRFEITDDYIAGTGIYGQPVGIASRSGKLYSPIKNNVFINLQSIVETKQRGIGIFNTGTGMRVGETGSGNRFENLYKGIDYYAGPSLTSVISVQNNDFLATNKALTLNGGIFAQIENNHFDVTHFGNNIDGGYGIFTERASGYYIGNNSFTCSDASPNLNVALELRRDIDYAAGTVTENSFSGTFAVANIFSGKNPNLIIDCNQYNYPINMDWLIIKFNPTDYLNDQGICEEFEPKLARRNSFKPNPNGIDYLNIYNATNADFTYRAQSAVFAPTLNVEIPGGVDVFECFPSIQQSHCAFDDPCNPECWQQLLSQTNDPEEQMRLYTGLIQERLHLQQTAQAKTDLEELQRIETDKMLVATYTDEADSINAMLKLADIPLDNTENIEFVNLYLQILNGIQPPAGPGKTMSEQETLLRSLANNEISAQNTLAQSLIAAHYAETFDKTPLAPPKAKNSPKAEETSMYLYPNPANTQVQIYITLPEIFRNAKLYVLDLQGRIIDQLPVVQPNITLQIADYPNGFYLLHLKTTSGALYTQKLAVIR, encoded by the coding sequence ATGCCCTGGATATCGGTAATGCCCGGCGCAAAACTGATAGTTGACGGTGGCACGGTAAGCAACGGTTGTGATAATGAGCGATGGCAAGGCATTCAAATACTTGGCAATCCCGACGAACCACACCCCGCCGAACCGTTCAACCCACTGACCGATTTTGCACCCGCACATGGAATAGCATACCTATATAACAATGCCAAAATAGAAAACGCCAGAATAGGTGTGGCAACCGCTATGCTGAACAATCAGGACGGGATTATTGCCAACACTGGTGGTATTATTTGGGCAGAAGGCAATACCTTATTTAAAAACAATCAGGTCGGAGTGCTGATTGCAAACCCAAACAATGCCCTTTTGCGCATTAGCCACATACAAAATTGCCGCTTTGAAATCACAGACGACTATATAGCAGGTACCGGCATATACGGACAACCGGTAGGTATAGCAAGCAGAAGCGGTAAGCTGTACTCGCCCATAAAAAATAATGTCTTTATCAATTTGCAAAGTATAGTTGAAACAAAACAGCGGGGCATCGGAATTTTTAATACCGGAACAGGTATGCGGGTAGGCGAAACCGGTTCCGGCAATCGATTTGAAAATCTGTATAAAGGAATAGACTATTATGCCGGACCCTCGTTAACCTCTGTAATCAGTGTACAGAACAATGATTTTTTAGCCACCAATAAAGCACTTACTTTAAATGGCGGTATTTTTGCCCAAATAGAGAACAACCATTTTGATGTAACCCACTTTGGCAATAACATAGATGGAGGTTATGGCATTTTTACAGAACGTGCCAGCGGTTATTATATCGGCAATAATTCGTTTACCTGCTCCGATGCTTCTCCAAATCTAAACGTTGCCCTTGAACTGCGCAGAGATATTGACTATGCTGCCGGCACTGTAACAGAAAACTCCTTTAGCGGTACATTTGCCGTAGCCAATATTTTTTCGGGAAAAAACCCTAATCTCATCATTGATTGCAACCAATACAACTACCCGATAAATATGGATTGGTTGATTATTAAATTTAACCCAACAGATTACCTGAACGACCAAGGAATTTGCGAGGAATTTGAACCTAAATTAGCCCGCCGGAACAGCTTTAAGCCCAACCCAAATGGTATTGATTACCTTAACATATACAATGCTACCAATGCCGACTTTACATACAGAGCACAAAGTGCAGTATTTGCCCCTACTTTAAATGTTGAAATACCGGGTGGCGTAGATGTGTTTGAGTGTTTCCCATCAATTCAACAAAGTCATTGTGCTTTTGACGACCCCTGTAACCCGGAATGTTGGCAGCAGTTACTCAGTCAGACCAACGACCCTGAAGAGCAAATGCGCCTCTATACCGGCTTAATACAAGAACGCCTTCACCTCCAACAAACCGCCCAAGCCAAAACCGACCTGGAAGAACTGCAACGCATCGAAACCGATAAAATGTTGGTCGCCACTTATACAGATGAAGCCGATAGCATTAACGCCATGCTAAAACTTGCCGATATACCCTTAGACAATACCGAAAACATAGAATTTGTAAACCTTTATTTGCAAATACTAAACGGCATTCAACCGCCGGCAGGACCGGGTAAGACCATGAGCGAACAGGAAACCCTGTTGCGCAGCCTGGCAAATAACGAGATCAGCGCACAAAATACACTGGCACAGAGCCTTATTGCGGCCCACTATGCCGAAACTTTTGATAAAACGCCACTCGCGCCTCCCAAAGCTAAAAACAGCCCAAAAGCCGAAGAAACAAGCATGTACTTGTACCCCAACCCTGCCAACACCCAAGTTCAGATATACATCACGCTGCCCGAAATATTTAGGAATGCAAAATTATATGTACTGGATTTACAGGGCAGAATAATAGACCAACTGCCGGTTGTCCAGCCAAATATTACCTTGCAAATCGCAGATTATCCCAATGGTTTTTACTTACTACACCTTAAAACTACAAGCGGCGCACTATATACTCAAAAATTAGCCGTTATACGGTAA